Proteins encoded together in one Mastomys coucha isolate ucsf_1 unplaced genomic scaffold, UCSF_Mcou_1 pScaffold16, whole genome shotgun sequence window:
- the Wdr3 gene encoding WD repeat-containing protein 3 isoform X2 gives MVKWWDLDNQHCFKTMVGHRTEVWGLVLVSEEKRLITGAADSELRAWDIAYLQEIDDPEEPEPKKIRECPGIQDTPEAEDSTLEADDEKSEDRILSCRKAGSIMREGRDRVVNLAVDKTGRILACHGTDSVLEVFCILSEAEVQKKMDKKLKKARKKARLNSANEEEDPEMNVSMTLQDEILRVAKIKTSAKIKSFDLMHSPQGELKAVFLLQNNLVELYSLNTSSPTPQPMRTSRITIGGHRSDVRTLSFSSDNIAVLSAAADSIKIWNRSTLQCIRTMPCEYALCSFFVPGDRQVVIGTKTGNLQLYDLASGNLLETIAAHDGALWSMSLSPDQRGFVTGGADKTVKFWDFELVTDKNSTQKRLSVKQTRTLQLDEDVLCVSYSPNQKLLAVSLLDCTVKIFYVDTLKFFLSLYGHKLPVICMDISHDGALIATGSADRNVKIWGLDFGDCHRSLFAHDDSVMYLRFVPKSHLFFTAGKDHKIKQWDADKFEHIQTLEGHHQEIWCLAVSPSGDYVVSASHDKSLRLWERTREPLILEEEREMQREAEYEESVAKEDQPAVPGETQGDNYFTGKKTIETVKAAERIMEAIELHREETAKMKEHRAICKAAGKEVPLPVNPILMAHGNISPSAFVLETFKGIRSSELEEALLVLPFSYVPDILTLFNDFIQMGSDVELLCRCLFFLLRIHFGQITSNQMLVPVIEKLKETTISKVRQVQDVIGFNMAGLDFLRRECEAKSEVMFFAEATSHLEEKKRKRKNRKKMILTLT, from the exons GTGTGGggcttggttttggtttcagAAGAAAAGCGACTAATTACTGGGGCTGCAGACAGTGAACTGAGAGCCTGGGACATCGCCTATCTGCAAGAG ATTGATGACCCAGAAGAACCAGAGCCCAAGAAAATCAGAGAGTGTCCTGGAATACAGGACACACCTGAAGCAGAGGACAGCACCCTTGAGGCGGATGATGAAAAATCTGAAGAT CGCATACTTTCATGTAGAAAAGCTGGTTCCATAATGcgggaaggaagggacagagttGTGAACCTTGCCGTGGACAAGACAGGCAGGATTCTTGCTTGCCAC GGAACTGATTCTGTGTTAGAAGTATTTTGTATTCTTTCCGAAGCAGAAGTTCAGAAGAAAATGGATAAGAAGCTAAAGAAAGCTAGGAAGAAAGCAAG atTGAACTCTGCCAATGAGGAGGAGGATCCTGAAATGAACGTCTCAATGACTCTGCAGGATGAGATCCTTCGGGTAGCTAAGATCAAGACTTCTGCCAAGATCAA ATCTTTTGACCTGATGCATTCACCCCAAGGAGAGTTAAAGGCAGTCTTCCTACTGCAGAACAATCTGGTGGAACTGTATTCGCTCAATACATCCTCACCAACGCCTCAGCCTATGAGGACAAGCAGGATCACCATTGGAGGGCATCGCAGCGATGTGCGCACTTTGTCATTCAGCTCGGATAATATAGCTGTGCTTTCAGCTGCAGCTGATTCCATTAAGATATGGAACAG GTCTACCCTGCAGTGTATCCGCACCATGCCTTGTGAATAtgccctctgctccttcttcgTTCCTGGCGATAGGCAGGTGGTCATAGGAACAAAG ACAGGAAATCTGCAACTCTATGACCTGGCCTCAGGCAATCTTTTGGAGACAATAGCTGCCCATGACGGAGCTCTGTGGTCCATGTCCCTCTCTCCAGATCAG CGTGGCTTTGTGACAGGTGGTGCTGATAAAACTGTCAAGTTCTGGGATTTTGAGTTGGTGACAGATAAAAATAGTACCCAGAAAAG ACTTTCTGTGAAGCAGACTCGAACCTTGCAGCTAGATGAGGATGTCCTGTGTGTCAGCTACTCTCCCAATCAAAAGCTGCTGGCTGTGTCTTTGTTGGACTGTACGGTGAAGATTTTCTATGTTGACACTTTAAAG TTTTTTCTCTCATTATATGGACACAAACTGCCTGTTATATGCATGGACATCTCCCAT GATGGAGCACTAATAGCTACTGGTTCTGCTGATAGAAATGTGAAAATCTGGGGTCTGGACTTTGGAGACTGCCACAGGTCTCTTTTTGCACATGATGACAG TGTGATGTATCTACGCTTTGTGCCTAAGTCTCACCTCTTCTTCACCGCTGGGAAGGACCACAAGATCAAGCAGTGGGATGCAGACAAGTTTGAGCACATCCAAACGCTGGAG GGACACCACCAGGAAATATGGTGTTTGGCTGTCAGCCCCAGTGGAGACTACGTTGTATCGGCATCTCATGACAAGTCTCTGAGACTCTGGGAGAGAACGAGAGAGCCTCTTAttcttgaggaagaaagggaaatg CAAAGGGAAGCAGAGTATGAGGAGAGTGTGGCCAAAGAAGACCAGCCAGCA GTTCCAGGGGAGACCCAGGGTGACAACTACTTCACTGGGAAGAAGACAATTGAAACAGTCAAAGCG GCTGAGAGGATCATGGAGGCCATCGAGTTGCATCGAGAGGAAACTgcaaaaatgaaagaacacagaGCCATTTGTAAAGCAGCAGGGAAAGAG GTTCCTCTTCCTGTCAACCCCATCCTCATGGCTCATGGCAACATTTCT CCTTCAGCGTTTGTGTTAGAGACTTTTAAAGGGATCAGGTCAAG TGAACTAGAAGAGGCCCTGCTTGTGCTGCCATTCTCCTATGTCCCAGACATTCTTACACTGTTCAATGACTTCATCCAGATGGGTTCAGACGTTGAGCTGTTGTGCCGGTGCCTCTTTTTTCTCCTCAG GATTCACTTTGGCCAGATCACCAGCAACCAGATGCTTGTGCCCGTGATAGAGAAACTAAAGGAAACAACTATTTCAAAAGTCAGACAAGTCCAG GATGTTATTGGCTTCAACATGGCTGGTCTCGATTTTCTCAGGAGAGAATGCGAAGCCAAGAGTGAAGTTATGTTTTTTGCCGAAGCTACTAGTCActtggaagagaagaagagaaaacgaaaaaacaggaaaaagatgaTTTTAACACTGACTTAG